The proteins below come from a single Candidozyma auris chromosome 3, complete sequence genomic window:
- the UBA2 gene encoding E1 ubiquitin-activating protein UBA2, whose product MAKDTYLRKILGTERFNRIKASKVLMVGAGGIGCELLKDLLLTGFGEIHIVDLDTITLSNLNRQFLFRQKDIDKSKSFTVAQAVQSFNFYDCKLVPHHGNVMDTDLFPLSWWTQFDYIYNALDNLGARRYVNKMALFLRKPLMESGTTGFDGQTQPIYPYSTECFDCQPKATPQTFPVCTIRSTPSLPVHCIVWAKEFLFTQLFDETSEKEVSQAELSKETDDQEEIDRIISQANELSSLKKMVFDDDFPIKLIVRIYKDDIEKSLKLETLWKNRTPPVPLEFEDLYADDLDKLLQDAGNLDLLSQDTKTWTTLENLYVLYKATEALQARIRSGKQSAISFDKDDEDTLNFVAAAANLRSEVFHIPLKSKFDIKQIAGNIIPAIATTNAIISGFSDLGSLSYFDKTFTAESAKSVFISIKPNKRVTSALVEKPNPKCASSGISKGILRLTKKDLAMTLRDLVEKVTSKYGFSGDISVILGEGKLIYDFDFDDNADKQLNEIAGLKQGEVLLFQDEEEELENLELYIQEVEKNDGHPLPNLHLRAKVKTEKELDNNSEDEMDTVTIVLDDEPPSKKRKMDVTAEELTLD is encoded by the coding sequence ATGGCCAAAGACACCTACCTCAGAAAAATTCTCGGGACCGAGAGGTTCAACCGCATCAAGGCATCAAAAGTGCTTATGGTCGGTGCCGGTGGAATTGGGTGtgaattgttgaaggatttgCTTCTTACTGGGTTTGGGGAGATTCACATTGTTGATTTGGATACTATAACTTTGTCCAACTTGAATCGCCAGTTTCTTTTCCGCCAAAAGGACATAGATAAGCTGAAATCGTTTACGGTGGCGCAAGCAGTGCAGAGTTTCAACTTTTATGACTGCAAATTGGTCCCCCATCATGGCAATGTGATGGACACAGATCTCTTCCCACTTTCGTGGTGGACACAGTTTGATTACATTTACAACGCTCTAGATAATTTGGGTGCCCGTCGCTACGTGAACAAGATGGCTCTATTTCTTCGGAAGCCCCTCATGGAATCGGGGACAACAGGCTTCGACGGTCAGACCCAGCCCATATACCCATACAGCACCGAGTGTTTCGATTGCCAACCCAAGGCTACTCCCCAGACTTTCCCAGTCTGTACGATTAGATCAACTCCCTCACTTCCGGTTCATTGCATAGTGTGGGCCAAAGAATTCTTGTTCACGCAGTTATTTGATGAAACTCTGGAGAAGGAGGTTAGTCAGGCAGAACTAAGTAAGGAAACCGATgaccaagaagagattgataGAATAATACTGCAAGCCAACGAACTTCTGTCTCTTAAAAAGATGGTGTTTGACGACGACTTTCCCATAAAGCTTATTGTCAGAATATATAAGGATGATATCGAGAAGTCGCTCAAGCTAGAAACGCTTTGGAAAAACAGAACACCTCCCGTCCCGTTGGAATTTGAGGACCTTTATGCTGACGACCTTGATAAGCTTCTCCAGGATGCGGGAAACCTCGATCTATTGTCGCAGGATACCAAAACCTGGACGACCCTAGAGAACCTATACGTCCTCTACAAAGCAACAGAAGCTCTCCAGGCAAGAATTCGCTCAGGAAAGCAGAGCGCAATCAGCTTTGACAAGGATGACGAAGATACACTTAACTttgtggctgctgctgccaatTTGAGATCAGAAGTCTTTCATATTCCATTGAAGTCCAAATTTGACATCAAGCAGATTGCTGGCAATATAATTCCGGCCATTGCCACTACCAACGCGATCATAAGCGGCTTCTCGGACTTGGGCTCTCTACTGTATTTTGACAAGACTTTCACTGCAGAATCGGCGAAAAGTGTTTTCATATCAATCAAGCCAAACAAGAGAGTCACCTCAGCTTTGGTCGAAAAACCCAATCCCAAGTGTGCCAGCTCGGGAATCTCTAAAGGGATCTTGAGACTAACCAAGAAAGATTTAGCAATGACTCTTCGTGACCTAGTCGAAAAGGTCACTCTGAAGTACGGGTTTTCAGGAGACATATCTGTGATTCTAGGTGAAGGGAAATTGATCTACgactttgactttgatgacaATGCTGACAAACAACTCAACGAGATTGCAGGCTTGAAACAAGGCGaggttcttcttttccaagatgaagaggaggagcttgagAATCTCGAGCTTTACATTCAAGAGGTGGAAAAGAATGATGGCCATCCACTTCCTAACCTCCATCTTAGGGCCAAGGTGAAGACAGAAAAAGAACTTGACAACAATAGCGAAGATGAAATGGACACCGTTACCATTGTCTTGGATGACGAGCCTCcctcaaagaagagaaagatggATGTAACTGCCGAAGAGCTCACTTTAGACTAG
- the PFY1 gene encoding profilin, with product MSWNAYTDNLKATGKIDKAALYSAAGDSLWAESGGFKIAPQEIQAIAGAYSDPSGLQAHGLHIEGQKYFLLKADERSVYGKLDEAGIIAVKTKQAIVIAHYPSGVQPQEATAVVEKLADYLISVGY from the coding sequence ATGTCCTGGAACGCTTACACAGACAACCTTAAGGCCACCGGTAAGATCGACAAGGCGGCGCTTTACTCTGCCGCCGGAGACTCCCTCTGGGCCGAATCGGGCGGGTTCAAAATTGCTCCACAGGAAATACAAGCAATTGCCGGAGCCTACTCCGATCCCCTGGGCTTGCAAGCACACGGCTTGCACATTGAAGGCCAGAAGtactttttgttgaaggctGACGAGAGATCGGTCTACGGTAAGCTTGACGAGGCTGGAATCATTGCTGTGAAGACCAAGCAGGCCATTGTCATTGCACACTATCCATCGGGCGTCCAGCCTCAAGAAGCCACTGCTGTTGTGGAAAAATTGGCTGATTACCTCATTAGTGTTGGTTATTAA
- a CDS encoding guanine nucleotide exchange factor DSS4: MSLIGFSEIQSKQYPRSIIRCPFDNCKTRIILLNETLAQRRREIANAPAMAQESRNFFELDDVWDFDNIGVSKAAPQLQSSSKVGEIEKVERLLICSECDKGPLGFAGFRNPEETDVKKLCYYLSCESVAYEEIRT, translated from the coding sequence ATGTCACTCATTGGCTTCTCGGAAATACAGAGCAAACAGTATCCTAGAAGCATCATTCGCTGTCCTTTTGACAATTGCAAAACGAGAATCATACTTTTGAATGAAACTTTagctcaaagaagaagggaaATCGCCAACGCTCCAGCTATGGCGCAAGAGTCCAGAaatttctttgagcttgatgatgtttgGGACTTCGACAACATCGGCGTTTCGAAAGCCGCCCCACAGCTACAGTCCAGCCTGAAGGTTGGTGAGATAGAGAAAGTTGAGCGTCTTCTCATCTGTAGTGAGTGTGATAAGGGTCCCTTGGGATTTGCTGGGTTCCGAAACccagaagaaacagacGTCAAAAAGCTCTGCTACTACCTCTCATGTGAAAGCGTTGCTTACGAGGAAATCAGGACGTAG